A single Atopobiaceae bacterium DNA region contains:
- the gltX gene encoding glutamate--tRNA ligase, whose protein sequence is MSSSTPVRVRFAPSPTGKLHVGGARTAIFNWAFARANGGTFILRIDDTDPTRSTEENTQVILRAMRWLGLDWDEGPDVGGPCAPYKQTDRMDLYLEAARKLAASGNAYPCFCTPERLAADKKAAEDRKDPFQGYQRTCRDLDPAAAQARIDAGEPHVWRIKVPLDRGDVVIHDAVHGEVTFDAKELDDFVIIRTDGTPTYNFATVVDDAAMGITHVIRGDDHLSNTPRQVMVYEALDAPVPTFAHISMILGADGKKLSKRHGATSVEEYRDAGYLSDAFVNYLALLGWSLDGDTTIVTRDTLAKEFSLEHVSKNPATFDPKKLDWVNSQYLLAMSDAEFSQEVLVPELIAADLEKDGCYAGREHWFDLLSSVLKPRTTVSPDVVGKARFLYEGDQVTMDEKSVAKNLAKEGVADVLRAVAERLVNLDESSWEADAIDAALEPMPEQLEVSKRKLFQAVRVAECGNQVSPPLGASMELLGRDTALARLTAAIPLAG, encoded by the coding sequence TTGTCCTCATCAACGCCCGTCCGCGTCCGCTTCGCTCCCTCACCCACCGGCAAGCTCCATGTGGGAGGGGCGCGCACCGCAATCTTCAACTGGGCCTTCGCCCGCGCCAACGGCGGCACCTTCATCCTGCGCATCGACGACACGGACCCCACCCGCTCCACCGAGGAGAACACCCAGGTCATCCTGCGCGCCATGCGCTGGCTCGGGCTCGACTGGGATGAGGGTCCCGACGTCGGTGGCCCGTGCGCCCCCTACAAGCAGACCGACCGCATGGACCTCTACCTCGAGGCCGCACGCAAGCTGGCAGCCTCGGGGAACGCCTACCCCTGCTTCTGCACGCCCGAGAGGCTCGCCGCAGACAAGAAGGCCGCCGAGGACCGCAAGGACCCCTTCCAGGGCTACCAGCGCACCTGCCGTGACCTCGACCCCGCGGCGGCGCAGGCGCGCATCGACGCCGGCGAGCCCCACGTCTGGCGCATCAAGGTGCCGCTCGACCGCGGCGACGTCGTGATCCACGACGCGGTCCACGGCGAGGTCACCTTCGATGCCAAGGAACTCGACGACTTCGTCATCATCCGCACCGACGGCACCCCCACCTACAACTTCGCCACGGTGGTCGACGACGCCGCCATGGGCATCACCCATGTCATCCGCGGTGACGACCACCTCTCCAACACCCCGCGCCAGGTCATGGTCTACGAGGCGTTGGACGCACCTGTCCCCACCTTCGCCCACATCTCGATGATCCTGGGCGCCGACGGCAAGAAGCTCTCGAAGCGCCACGGCGCCACGAGCGTCGAGGAGTACCGCGATGCCGGATACCTCTCGGACGCCTTCGTGAACTATCTCGCACTTCTCGGCTGGTCGCTCGACGGCGACACCACCATCGTGACACGTGACACGCTTGCCAAGGAGTTCTCGCTCGAGCACGTCTCAAAGAACCCGGCCACGTTCGACCCCAAGAAGCTCGACTGGGTGAACTCCCAGTACCTGCTCGCGATGAGTGACGCCGAGTTCTCCCAGGAGGTGCTCGTGCCGGAGCTCATAGCAGCCGACCTCGAGAAGGACGGCTGCTATGCCGGCCGCGAGCACTGGTTCGACCTGCTCTCGAGCGTCCTCAAGCCTCGCACCACGGTCTCGCCCGACGTGGTCGGGAAGGCCCGCTTCCTCTATGAGGGCGACCAGGTGACGATGGACGAGAAGTCCGTGGCCAAGAACCTCGCCAAGGAGGGCGTCGCCGACGTCCTCAGAGCCGTGGCCGAGCGCCTCGTCAACCTCGACGAGAGCTCCTGGGAGGCCGATGCCATCGATGCGGCCCTGGAGCCCATGCCCGAGCAGCTCGAGGTCTCGAAGCGCAAGCTCTTCCAGGCCGTGCGCGTGGCGGAGTGCGGCAACCAGGTCTCACCGCCGCTCGGGGCATCCATGGAGCTGCTCGGCCGCGACACGGCACTCGCCCGCCTCACGGCAGCCATCCCGCTCGCAGGCTAG
- the sdaAA gene encoding L-serine ammonia-lyase, iron-sulfur-dependent, subunit alpha, with product MRTSAFEILGPVMVGPSSSHTAGALRIALVARQLACAPIRSVHFTLLGSFARTARGHGTDKALVAGILGMAADDVRIRDSFERAREAGLSFSFDLDATTQVPHPNTAIVNLELSNGTSLQVTGESVGGGRVRVTAIDGVAVEVTGELETLFVRHRDRPGILAALTGTLSGSGINIATMRTYRTAPGAMAYSVFEVDTHLEPDLVRLIAQTDQVVGASVVRIPGALPATCPSQVAHDFDTAASLLSLCENDHRSIGDMMHLREEELTGDAEKVSGMMGRVLSVMRDAVSAPLARPTRSLGGLLCGQAAQVAGVQDEQAYALMGGTLTKATAYAMATLERSASMGVIVAAPTAGSAGVVPGALIACGETTRATDAQVEDALWCAAAIGALASSLATVSGAEGGCQAEVGTASAMAAAGLTQLLGGSPETCLHAASIALGNLLGLVCDPVGGLVEHPCQDRNALGVACAMSSAQLALAGVTSPLPFDEVLHAMKAVGTSLSPALRETALGGLAAEPSAARCLGCAGR from the coding sequence ATGAGGACCTCCGCGTTCGAGATACTCGGCCCCGTCATGGTGGGCCCCTCGAGCTCGCACACGGCCGGCGCCCTGCGCATCGCCCTCGTCGCCCGACAGCTCGCCTGCGCGCCGATACGCTCGGTGCACTTCACGCTGCTCGGGTCGTTCGCACGGACCGCACGGGGTCACGGCACGGACAAGGCCCTGGTCGCCGGCATCCTGGGAATGGCCGCCGATGACGTGCGCATCCGCGACTCGTTCGAACGGGCACGTGAGGCCGGCCTCTCCTTCTCGTTCGACCTCGACGCCACCACGCAGGTCCCGCACCCCAACACGGCGATCGTCAACCTGGAGCTCTCGAACGGGACCTCGCTCCAGGTGACCGGCGAGTCGGTCGGGGGCGGGCGCGTGCGCGTGACGGCGATCGACGGTGTGGCCGTCGAGGTCACCGGTGAGCTCGAGACCCTCTTCGTGCGACATCGGGACCGCCCCGGCATCCTGGCCGCACTCACCGGGACGCTCTCGGGTTCAGGCATCAACATCGCGACCATGCGCACCTACCGCACCGCTCCTGGGGCCATGGCCTACTCCGTCTTCGAGGTCGACACGCACCTGGAACCGGACCTCGTACGACTGATCGCTCAGACCGACCAGGTGGTAGGGGCCTCCGTCGTCCGAATCCCTGGGGCGCTCCCCGCGACCTGCCCGTCCCAGGTGGCCCATGACTTCGACACGGCAGCCTCGCTGCTGTCGCTCTGCGAGAATGACCACCGATCGATCGGCGACATGATGCATCTTCGCGAGGAGGAGCTCACGGGGGACGCCGAGAAGGTCTCCGGCATGATGGGCCGCGTCCTCTCCGTGATGCGTGATGCTGTGTCCGCTCCCCTCGCTCGGCCCACCAGGTCGCTCGGAGGGCTTCTCTGCGGCCAGGCGGCCCAGGTGGCAGGAGTCCAAGACGAGCAGGCATATGCCCTCATGGGTGGCACGCTCACCAAGGCCACCGCCTACGCCATGGCCACGCTCGAGCGCTCGGCCTCCATGGGCGTCATCGTGGCGGCCCCCACGGCAGGCTCGGCCGGCGTCGTGCCCGGCGCCCTCATCGCCTGTGGCGAGACGACACGGGCGACCGATGCCCAAGTCGAGGACGCCCTCTGGTGCGCGGCCGCGATAGGCGCACTCGCCTCGTCGCTGGCCACGGTGTCGGGTGCCGAAGGCGGATGCCAGGCCGAGGTCGGCACGGCATCGGCGATGGCCGCTGCAGGCCTCACGCAGCTCCTCGGCGGCTCGCCCGAGACCTGCCTCCATGCGGCCTCGATAGCCCTCGGGAACCTGCTCGGCCTGGTCTGCGACCCCGTGGGCGGCCTGGTCGAGCACCCCTGCCAGGACCGCAACGCCCTCGGCGTTGCCTGCGCGATGAGCTCGGCCCAGCTCGCCCTCGCAGGTGTCACGAGCCCGCTGCCCTTCGACGAGGTGCTCCATGCCATGAAGGCAGTCGGGACGTCGCTCTCGCCCGCGCTCCGCGAGACCGCCCTCGGGGGCCTCGCCGCCGAGCCCTCTGCCGCGCGTTGCTTGGGCTGCGCGGGCAGGTAG
- a CDS encoding O-acetylhomoserine aminocarboxypropyltransferase/cysteine synthase, whose protein sequence is MAQATARPYHFETLQLHVGQESPDPATDSRAVPIYQTTSYVFHDCQHAADRFGLKDAGNIYGRLTNSTEDVFERRIAALEGGVAGLAVASGAAAITYTIQGLAGEGDHIVAQKTIYGGTYNLLAHTLPRLGIQTTFVDAHDLAQLEGAIRPETKAVYLETLGNPNSDIPDIDAIATIAHAHGLPLVVDNTFGTPYLIRPIEHGADIVVHSATKFIGGHGTTLGGIVVDGGTFDWSSSDRFPQLTEGNPSYHGISFVEAAGPAAFATYLRAIILRDEGATISPFNAFLLLQGTETLSLRIERHVENALKVVDYLQGQPKVAHVNHPSLPDHPDHELYERYFPDGAGSIFTFEIEGGQEAAFRFIDHLELFSLLANVADVKSLVIHPATTTHAELSPSELAEQGITPGTIRLSIGTEHIDDIIADLDRAFAAV, encoded by the coding sequence ATGGCCCAGGCCACCGCACGCCCTTACCACTTCGAGACCCTCCAGCTGCACGTGGGACAGGAGAGCCCCGACCCCGCCACCGACTCCCGCGCCGTCCCCATCTACCAGACCACCAGCTATGTCTTCCATGACTGCCAGCATGCGGCCGACCGCTTCGGCCTCAAGGATGCCGGCAACATCTACGGCCGTCTCACCAACTCCACCGAGGACGTCTTCGAGCGTCGCATCGCCGCCCTCGAGGGAGGCGTCGCCGGTCTGGCCGTCGCCTCGGGCGCCGCGGCCATCACCTACACCATCCAGGGCCTTGCCGGCGAGGGCGACCACATCGTTGCCCAGAAGACCATCTATGGCGGCACCTACAACCTCCTCGCCCATACCCTCCCCCGCCTCGGCATCCAGACGACCTTCGTGGACGCCCATGACCTCGCGCAGCTCGAGGGGGCGATTAGGCCCGAGACCAAGGCCGTCTACCTTGAGACGCTTGGCAACCCCAACTCTGACATCCCTGACATCGACGCGATTGCCACGATCGCGCACGCCCATGGCCTGCCGCTCGTGGTGGACAACACCTTCGGCACCCCCTACCTCATCCGACCCATCGAGCACGGGGCCGACATCGTGGTGCACTCGGCCACGAAGTTCATAGGCGGGCACGGCACGACGCTCGGCGGCATCGTCGTCGACGGAGGCACGTTCGACTGGTCCAGCTCGGACCGCTTCCCCCAGCTCACCGAGGGCAATCCCAGCTACCACGGCATCTCGTTCGTGGAGGCGGCAGGCCCGGCGGCCTTCGCCACCTACCTGCGCGCCATCATCCTGCGCGACGAGGGGGCGACCATCTCTCCCTTCAACGCCTTCCTGCTCCTCCAGGGCACCGAGACCCTGTCACTGCGCATCGAGCGCCACGTCGAGAACGCCCTCAAGGTCGTCGACTACCTCCAAGGCCAGCCCAAGGTCGCGCATGTGAACCACCCGAGCCTGCCTGACCATCCGGACCATGAGCTCTACGAGCGCTACTTCCCCGACGGCGCCGGCTCGATCTTCACGTTCGAGATCGAGGGTGGCCAGGAGGCGGCCTTCCGCTTCATCGACCACCTCGAGCTCTTCTCGCTCCTGGCGAACGTGGCCGACGTGAAGAGCCTGGTCATCCATCCGGCGACCACGACCCATGCCGAGCTCTCACCCTCTGAGCTCGCCGAGCAGGGCATCACCCCCGGGACCATCCGGCTCTCGATCGGCACCGAGCACATCGACGACATCATCGCCGACCTCGACCGGGCGTTCGCGGCCGTCTGA
- a CDS encoding flippase-like domain-containing protein, whose amino-acid sequence MAGSTEDADGGQVRFGAKFILVVIAGYVAFLAVTGQMGEFVDALASVDLGWVIGAFVMYALSFCCGVSAYVVAVWLDPDSPCGIRDLMSVEASGVFFGNLTPLAAGSVPAQIFRLTRAGLDVGEATVTQITRFAIYQAGEVAFSALMLLLKLPFFLETYGDIVLLCLLIFLLHLLQLLALFFVCMRPKLVMRFGNWAIGWVARRGWFRKADYSKAYDLVNVEVKEVSDAFARVSGRGPRIAYTGLITLGQLTFLYSIPWFVLNAFGIQADFLSCLAATSMVQLIASAVPLPGGTGGAEGGFALFFGPLMGGLTTAGFLVWRVLSYFLPTGVSALFLSIRSNRDESIYQRWNKVRYSGRRREATQGVRTVGRSATRTARNAGSSAKGVVKAVTTTTADVAHFTRDEHEIKRGERDSRQRRWQAKRADKRRPR is encoded by the coding sequence ATGGCGGGATCGACCGAGGACGCTGACGGCGGGCAGGTAAGGTTCGGGGCGAAGTTCATCCTCGTGGTCATAGCTGGCTACGTGGCGTTCCTAGCCGTCACGGGGCAGATGGGCGAGTTCGTCGATGCCCTTGCCAGCGTCGACCTCGGCTGGGTCATCGGGGCCTTCGTGATGTACGCGCTCTCGTTCTGCTGCGGGGTGAGCGCCTATGTGGTGGCCGTCTGGCTCGACCCCGACTCGCCGTGCGGCATTCGCGACCTCATGAGCGTGGAGGCCTCCGGTGTCTTCTTCGGTAACCTCACGCCGCTGGCGGCGGGGTCCGTCCCGGCCCAGATCTTCCGCCTCACGCGTGCCGGCCTCGACGTCGGCGAGGCCACGGTCACCCAGATCACGCGCTTCGCCATCTACCAGGCAGGCGAGGTGGCCTTCTCGGCGCTCATGCTCCTGCTCAAGCTCCCGTTCTTCCTCGAGACCTACGGCGACATCGTGCTTCTCTGCCTGCTCATCTTCCTTCTCCACCTGCTGCAGCTCCTGGCCCTCTTCTTCGTCTGCATGAGGCCCAAGCTCGTCATGCGCTTCGGCAACTGGGCCATAGGTTGGGTGGCACGGCGGGGCTGGTTCAGGAAGGCCGACTACTCGAAGGCCTATGACCTCGTGAACGTCGAGGTCAAGGAGGTTTCGGACGCCTTCGCGCGCGTGAGCGGGCGTGGACCTCGTATCGCCTACACCGGTCTCATCACCTTGGGACAGCTGACGTTCCTCTACAGCATCCCGTGGTTCGTCCTCAACGCCTTCGGGATCCAGGCTGACTTCCTCTCGTGCCTCGCCGCGACGTCCATGGTGCAGCTCATCGCGAGTGCGGTACCGCTCCCGGGCGGCACGGGAGGCGCCGAAGGAGGATTCGCCCTCTTCTTCGGGCCGCTCATGGGAGGGCTCACCACGGCTGGCTTCCTGGTGTGGCGTGTGCTGTCATACTTCCTGCCCACGGGCGTCTCGGCGCTGTTCCTCTCGATCCGGTCGAACCGTGACGAGAGCATCTACCAGCGTTGGAACAAGGTTCGCTACAGCGGGCGCAGGCGCGAGGCCACCCAGGGCGTCCGCACGGTCGGCAGGTCGGCCACACGCACCGCGCGCAACGCAGGCAGCTCGGCCAAGGGCGTGGTCAAGGCGGTCACGACCACCACAGCCGACGTCGCCCACTTCACGCGTGACGAGCACGAGATCAAGCGGGGCGAGCGGGACAGCCGTCAGCGTCGCTGGCAGGCCAAGAGGGCGGACAAGCGCCGTCCCAGGTAG
- a CDS encoding glutamate-cysteine ligase family protein: MASTVGTTESTVSDTLLDEATLARNREALLDRLRGSGRAASPRRCRMLGLELERFVIDRATGRTVGYEGEGEAPGVRDLLAAWAGDFAVGEAVVIDGSLMGYAGSVDVGHQAVGISISLEPAAQLEASVGPSSSVCDLLGAIEAFDARFDQITCQMGVSWELVAQGVNPTVLGPLDLPLIPKRRYELMDAWFAHSGAYGRDMMRTSASTQVSVDFADEADALRTFRLATALGPVVSFLCDNTTAWRGARGSDTPRMVRSRIWADVDGERCGTVPGTFDRDFSVESYERWLEGVRPILMTTTSGTTASTRGETERDLMGRRDLAPSELAHLMSMVFPDARLKGFCEIRPADSLDPRLAAGLTAFVKGLFYDDRSLFCAEQTLRMDEMTTARVDQAWAHLQERGWDACVYGIPMVTLTRRLACLAETGLMDEAERDLLKGLTDIWAKRMVPRDLLR; encoded by the coding sequence ATGGCATCCACGGTCGGAACGACCGAGAGCACCGTGAGCGACACGTTACTGGACGAGGCGACCTTGGCCCGCAACAGGGAGGCCCTGCTCGACCGCCTTCGCGGCTCCGGAAGGGCGGCCTCACCGAGGAGGTGCCGCATGCTCGGGCTCGAGCTCGAGCGCTTCGTGATCGACCGGGCGACAGGCCGCACCGTGGGCTACGAGGGGGAAGGCGAAGCCCCGGGGGTCCGTGACCTACTCGCCGCCTGGGCAGGTGACTTCGCGGTGGGCGAGGCAGTCGTGATAGACGGGTCGCTCATGGGCTACGCAGGCTCGGTCGACGTAGGACACCAGGCGGTGGGCATCTCGATCTCGCTTGAGCCGGCCGCACAGCTGGAGGCCTCCGTCGGGCCCTCGTCGAGCGTCTGCGACCTGCTTGGGGCCATCGAGGCCTTCGATGCGCGGTTCGACCAGATCACCTGCCAGATGGGCGTCTCGTGGGAGCTCGTGGCCCAGGGTGTGAACCCCACCGTGCTCGGCCCGCTCGACCTGCCGCTCATCCCCAAGCGTCGCTACGAGCTCATGGACGCATGGTTCGCGCATTCGGGCGCCTATGGGCGCGACATGATGCGCACGAGCGCCTCCACCCAGGTCTCGGTGGACTTCGCGGACGAGGCTGATGCCCTGCGCACCTTCAGGCTTGCGACCGCCTTGGGCCCGGTGGTCTCGTTCCTCTGTGACAACACCACGGCCTGGCGGGGAGCCCGAGGGTCGGACACGCCGCGCATGGTACGTTCGCGCATCTGGGCCGACGTCGACGGCGAGCGTTGCGGGACCGTGCCTGGGACCTTCGACAGGGACTTCTCGGTCGAGTCCTATGAGCGATGGCTCGAGGGCGTCCGCCCCATCCTCATGACCACCACGTCAGGCACGACCGCATCGACCAGAGGAGAGACGGAGCGCGACCTCATGGGACGACGCGACCTGGCTCCCTCCGAGCTGGCACACCTCATGTCGATGGTCTTCCCCGACGCACGGCTCAAGGGATTCTGCGAGATCCGACCGGCCGACTCCCTGGACCCCAGGCTGGCTGCCGGGCTCACCGCCTTCGTGAAGGGCCTCTTCTACGACGACCGCTCGCTGTTCTGTGCCGAGCAGACGCTGCGCATGGACGAGATGACCACGGCCCGCGTAGACCAGGCCTGGGCCCACCTCCAGGAACGGGGTTGGGATGCCTGCGTCTATGGCATCCCCATGGTCACCCTCACGCGTAGGCTTGCCTGCCTGGCCGAGACGGGCCTCATGGACGAGGCCGAGAGGGACCTCCTGAAGGGCCTCACCGACATATGGGCCAAGCGCATGGTCCCCAGGGACCTGCTGCGCTAG
- a CDS encoding cytidylate kinase-like family protein has protein sequence MAGKHHGKKGEHASQTVVTGDQPVVITITRDFGAEGHEIGKLLSLELGIPLYDNELLVRVADREGMVMDEVAAYDERLSTEMSLFLPDRVDARTTGNRLFKAVRQVILDLGSTRSCIIEGRLSDYILRDNPNLLSVLVTAPLDDRVRTVGDKRNISRKKAEKLVREMQKSREEFYRRYSDGKWLFHDGKDLVVDRSAFGREGCCELIACAYRLKVTDAAEALDAATSGDPSHHEG, from the coding sequence ATGGCTGGCAAGCATCACGGCAAGAAGGGTGAGCACGCATCACAGACGGTCGTCACGGGAGACCAGCCCGTCGTCATCACCATCACCCGCGACTTCGGGGCCGAGGGCCACGAGATCGGCAAGCTCCTCTCGCTCGAGCTCGGGATACCCCTCTATGACAACGAGCTGCTCGTGCGCGTGGCCGACCGCGAGGGCATGGTCATGGACGAGGTCGCGGCCTATGACGAACGTCTCTCCACCGAGATGAGCCTGTTCCTCCCGGACCGCGTGGACGCGCGGACGACGGGGAACCGCCTCTTCAAGGCGGTTCGGCAGGTCATATTGGACCTCGGATCGACCCGGAGCTGCATCATCGAAGGCCGGCTCTCGGACTATATCCTGCGCGACAACCCCAACTTGCTGAGCGTCCTCGTGACGGCCCCGCTCGACGACCGGGTGAGGACCGTGGGCGACAAGCGCAACATCTCCCGCAAGAAGGCCGAGAAGCTCGTCAGGGAGATGCAGAAGTCGCGCGAGGAGTTCTATCGGCGCTACTCGGACGGCAAGTGGCTCTTCCATGACGGGAAGGACCTCGTGGTGGATCGCTCCGCCTTCGGACGCGAGGGATGCTGCGAGCTCATCGCCTGTGCCTATCGGCTCAAGGTGACCGATGCCGCGGAAGCGCTCGATGCCGCAACGTCCGGGGACCCGTCACACCACGAGGGCTAG
- a CDS encoding Ldh family oxidoreductase, with amino-acid sequence MDEETRPYVSWDLVGSFMVDAFKAAGIPEDDAKICADVLMESDRRGIESHGTNRFKPIYIDRINAGILNPVTDYEVLKETPTTLVADAHDGMGMVASHKAMTSAIEKAKECGLAMATVTNSSHYGIAGYWATMASKQGLIGFTGTNARSSIAPTFGVENMMGTNPLTFAMPTDEDFPFCIDCATSIVQRGRIEYYAREGKPTPAGTVVSEDGEAMTDSAEILKALTEGRAALAPVGGIGDELAGYKGYGWAAVVEILSSALAGGLFMKDLTNKNPDGSSRPYHLGHFFMAIDPEAFMGLDTFRHTAGEICRELRASKKAPGHDRIWTAGEKEWDVWQVRKDKGVPMGDGVQQDFIAVRDMYDLPYTFPFEA; translated from the coding sequence ATGGACGAGGAGACAAGGCCATACGTCAGCTGGGACCTGGTCGGCAGCTTCATGGTCGACGCGTTCAAGGCAGCAGGCATCCCCGAGGACGACGCAAAGATCTGCGCGGACGTCCTCATGGAGAGCGACCGCCGTGGCATCGAGAGCCACGGTACCAACCGCTTCAAGCCCATCTACATCGACCGCATCAACGCCGGCATCCTGAACCCCGTCACCGACTACGAGGTCCTGAAGGAGACGCCGACCACCCTGGTGGCCGATGCCCATGACGGCATGGGCATGGTCGCCTCCCACAAGGCCATGACGAGCGCCATCGAGAAGGCCAAGGAGTGCGGCCTCGCCATGGCGACCGTCACCAACTCGTCCCACTACGGCATCGCCGGCTACTGGGCCACGATGGCAAGCAAGCAGGGCCTCATCGGCTTCACGGGCACCAACGCCCGCTCCTCGATCGCCCCCACCTTCGGCGTCGAGAACATGATGGGCACCAACCCGCTCACCTTCGCGATGCCGACCGACGAGGACTTCCCCTTCTGCATCGACTGCGCCACCTCCATCGTCCAGCGCGGCCGCATCGAGTACTACGCACGCGAGGGCAAGCCGACCCCTGCCGGCACCGTGGTCTCGGAGGACGGCGAGGCCATGACCGACAGCGCCGAGATCCTGAAGGCCCTGACCGAGGGCCGCGCCGCGCTCGCTCCTGTGGGCGGCATCGGAGACGAGCTCGCCGGCTACAAGGGCTATGGCTGGGCCGCAGTGGTGGAGATCCTCTCGTCGGCACTCGCCGGCGGCCTCTTCATGAAGGACCTCACCAACAAGAACCCCGACGGCTCGTCCCGCCCCTACCACCTGGGCCACTTCTTCATGGCCATCGACCCCGAGGCCTTCATGGGACTCGACACCTTCAGGCACACGGCCGGAGAGATCTGCCGCGAGCTCCGCGCCTCCAAGAAGGCGCCCGGCCACGACCGCATCTGGACGGCCGGGGAGAAGGAATGGGACGTCTGGCAGGTCCGCAAGGACAAGGGTGTGCCCATGGGCGACGGCGTGCAGCAGGACTTCATCGCCGTGCGCGACATGTACGACCTGCCCTACACCTTCCCGTTCGAGGCATAG
- a CDS encoding acetolactate synthase large subunit, whose product MGDVTTTGSDIMVRRRSTAEVMVASLKAEGVDVVFGIPGEENLDLMFALRDAGIRFIATRHEQGAAFMADVYGRLTGHAGVCLSTLGPGATNLVTGVADAFLDGVPLVAITGQVSTERMQLTSHQYLDLTAMFAPITKRSKIVMRPDTVAEIVRIAFKHAEGGRPGSTHIDLPTNIAHMPCDATPLLKQPSQTVYADPASVAAAARLISEARYPVILAGAGAVRANASDAITSMAERLHIPVVNTMMAKGIISCESPYSMGTVGIPQRDYVIQAFDDADLVIGVGYDIVECSPKKWGTTPLTIIDIADVQADVNQYYEPDVEVTGDISDSIYQILRAARRVDEPTAALEVARRVRDDFTHLADSDAFPMKPARILKDVRSVMGRDDILVSDVGANKIWVGRDYPCYEPKTCLVSNGFASMGFAVPGAFAAKLVHPERRVLAVTGDGGFMMNSQELECAVREHVPFVTLIWEDKHYGLIKWKEEEQFGDTFGVAFTNPDFKAYAESMHCKGYRVSAAAELVPTLEAAFSQEVPSVVVVEVDYAENMALSKRLAAFYSDHE is encoded by the coding sequence ATGGGAGACGTCACGACGACAGGCTCTGACATCATGGTGCGGAGGCGGTCGACGGCCGAGGTCATGGTCGCCTCGCTGAAGGCGGAGGGGGTGGATGTGGTCTTCGGCATCCCCGGGGAGGAGAACCTCGACCTCATGTTCGCGCTCCGCGACGCGGGCATCCGATTCATCGCGACCCGTCACGAGCAGGGCGCGGCCTTCATGGCCGATGTCTACGGTCGACTCACGGGACATGCCGGTGTGTGCCTCTCGACCCTCGGGCCCGGAGCCACGAACCTCGTGACGGGTGTGGCCGACGCGTTCCTCGACGGGGTGCCGCTCGTTGCCATCACGGGGCAAGTCTCGACGGAGCGCATGCAGCTCACGAGCCATCAGTACCTTGACCTTACGGCGATGTTCGCCCCCATCACCAAGCGTTCGAAGATCGTGATGCGCCCCGATACCGTGGCAGAGATCGTGCGCATCGCCTTCAAGCATGCCGAGGGAGGCCGACCCGGCTCGACGCACATCGACCTTCCGACCAACATCGCGCACATGCCGTGTGACGCCACGCCCCTGCTGAAGCAGCCCTCGCAGACGGTCTACGCCGACCCGGCAAGCGTGGCTGCGGCGGCCAGGCTCATCTCGGAAGCGCGCTATCCTGTCATCCTCGCGGGCGCGGGTGCAGTCCGTGCGAACGCCTCGGATGCCATCACGTCCATGGCCGAGCGCCTGCACATCCCCGTGGTGAACACGATGATGGCCAAGGGCATCATCTCGTGCGAGTCCCCCTACAGCATGGGCACGGTGGGCATCCCACAGCGAGACTACGTGATCCAGGCCTTCGATGATGCGGACCTGGTCATAGGCGTCGGCTACGACATCGTGGAGTGCTCGCCTAAGAAGTGGGGAACGACACCCCTCACCATCATCGACATCGCCGACGTCCAGGCCGACGTCAATCAGTACTACGAGCCTGATGTCGAGGTCACCGGTGACATCTCGGACAGCATCTACCAGATCCTCCGTGCTGCCCGTCGCGTCGACGAGCCCACGGCGGCTCTCGAGGTCGCACGGCGGGTCCGCGACGACTTCACCCATCTGGCGGACTCCGATGCCTTCCCCATGAAACCGGCGCGGATCCTCAAGGACGTTCGCTCCGTCATGGGCAGGGATGACATCCTCGTCTCGGACGTCGGGGCCAACAAGATCTGGGTCGGTCGTGACTACCCCTGCTATGAGCCCAAGACCTGTCTCGTCTCTAACGGGTTCGCCTCCATGGGCTTTGCCGTGCCTGGGGCCTTCGCCGCCAAGCTCGTACATCCCGAGCGACGGGTGCTCGCCGTCACGGGGGATGGCGGGTTCATGATGAACTCGCAAGAGCTGGAGTGCGCCGTGCGTGAGCACGTTCCCTTCGTGACCCTCATCTGGGAGGACAAGCACTACGGGCTCATCAAGTGGAAGGAAGAGGAGCAGTTCGGTGACACCTTCGGCGTGGCGTTCACCAACCCCGACTTCAAGGCCTATGCGGAGTCCATGCACTGCAAGGGATACCGCGTGAGCGCGGCAGCCGAACTTGTGCCTACGCTCGAGGCAGCCTTCTCCCAGGAGGTGCCGAGTGTCGTGGTGGTCGAGGTCGACTACGCGGAGAACATGGCCCTCTCGAAGCGGCTCGCTGCCTTCTACTCGGATCATGAGTAG